The following proteins come from a genomic window of bacterium:
- the flgG gene encoding flagellar basal-body rod protein FlgG, which yields MLRALYTGATGLKAQQTMTDVTANNIANVNTVGFKKDRAEFQDLIYQVLRVAGSQAGGAAVLPTGLEIGLGSRIAATKKDFTQGSYIETGRTLDLTIEGDGFFRFTLPDGTIGYSRDGALTLDGEGNLVNNSGYILDPAITFPADAISVTIQTDGTVWVQLPGETELSQVGQITLSRFVNPAGLQAVGSNMFRETAASGAPTDGVPGEEGFGTTRQYFLEQSNVSMVDELIQLIIAQRAFETNSKTIQTSDEILGIAANLKR from the coding sequence ATGCTTCGCGCGCTTTACACAGGTGCAACGGGCCTTAAGGCCCAGCAAACGATGACCGACGTCACGGCGAACAATATCGCCAACGTCAACACGGTCGGATTCAAGAAGGACAGGGCGGAGTTCCAGGATTTGATTTACCAGGTGCTTCGCGTCGCCGGGTCGCAGGCCGGAGGAGCGGCAGTGCTCCCGACCGGCCTTGAAATCGGTCTCGGGTCGCGCATCGCCGCTACGAAAAAGGACTTTACGCAGGGTTCCTACATCGAAACAGGGCGTACCTTGGATCTAACGATCGAGGGCGATGGATTCTTCCGTTTCACGCTTCCCGACGGAACCATAGGTTATTCCCGCGACGGCGCGCTGACGCTGGACGGCGAGGGCAATCTGGTCAATAACAGCGGATATATCTTGGATCCCGCAATTACTTTCCCCGCGGACGCCATTTCGGTAACGATTCAAACCGACGGCACCGTATGGGTGCAGTTGCCGGGTGAAACGGAGCTTTCGCAGGTTGGACAAATCACGCTTTCGAGGTTCGTCAACCCTGCGGGATTGCAGGCGGTCGGCAGCAACATGTTCCGTGAAACCGCCGCCAGCGGTGCTCCGACGGACGGCGTGCCGGGCGAAGAGGGATTCGGTACGACAAGGCAATATTTCTTGGAGCAGAGCAACGTGAGCATGGTGGACGAACTTATACAGCTCATCATCGCACAGCGCGCGTTCGAAACCAACTCCAAGACGATTCAAACGTCGGACGAAATTTTGGGTATCGCGGCCAATCTGAAGCGGTAA
- a CDS encoding flagellar hook-basal body protein, with the protein MVRGLYTIASGMLATERKLDVSAHNLANVNTTGFKAELVRAIAAPEVPISRIPGFPESGRGFGSAAIGYETNGVIAFETVTDHSNGSTAFTGNPLDAAITGNGFFSILAADGTVRFTRNGSFAVDSEGFLSTDDGMRVLGQAGPIAIPAGASAQISSDGSVFSGGELLDSLSIVEFDDPQGLRRIGHNLFAADRPGTQVASKIEPGALEMSNANAIDSLIALIESHRAFEAGATAIQAVDSTLERAVNTAGVVG; encoded by the coding sequence GTGGTTCGCGGCCTTTACACGATTGCATCCGGAATGCTTGCCACCGAGCGCAAGCTCGATGTGTCCGCGCACAATCTGGCAAACGTCAACACGACAGGATTCAAGGCGGAATTGGTGCGGGCCATCGCCGCGCCGGAAGTGCCGATTAGCCGTATTCCGGGTTTTCCCGAATCAGGCCGAGGTTTTGGTTCGGCTGCTATCGGTTACGAGACAAACGGAGTAATCGCATTCGAAACTGTTACCGACCATTCGAATGGGAGCACCGCGTTCACCGGCAATCCTTTGGACGCGGCGATCACGGGAAATGGCTTTTTCTCGATTCTTGCGGCGGACGGAACGGTTCGATTCACCCGAAATGGATCCTTTGCCGTCGATTCCGAAGGATTTCTAAGCACGGACGATGGCATGCGGGTTTTGGGACAAGCCGGGCCGATTGCCATTCCCGCCGGTGCGTCCGCGCAAATTTCTTCTGACGGGTCGGTTTTCTCGGGAGGCGAATTGCTGGACTCGCTTTCGATTGTAGAGTTTGACGACCCGCAAGGCTTGCGCAGGATTGGACACAATCTGTTTGCCGCCGACCGGCCTGGTACGCAGGTCGCTTCAAAAATCGAGCCCGGCGCGCTTGAAATGAGCAACGCAAACGCGATCGACTCGCTTATCGCGCTCATCGAAAGCCATCGGGCGTTCGAGGCGGGCGCGACCGCGATCCAAGCTGTGGATTCCACGCTGGAACGCGCAGTGAACACGGCCGGAGTTGTCGGATAG
- a CDS encoding carboxypeptidase regulatory-like domain-containing protein, with protein sequence MKHFTLVFLAFLASGIFSLAGCDALSKATGITGNIAGDVVDTSGNPEAYRTIILVFADTGKIKDSQTSDENGHFYFSKLDPGKYNIYVQGPNGEEFVPVKEETYNLQSGRTLNLAIRIDTNKKREPTVVLK encoded by the coding sequence ATGAAGCACTTTACTTTGGTATTTCTTGCATTCCTTGCCAGCGGAATTTTTTCGTTGGCAGGATGCGACGCGCTTTCAAAAGCTACCGGCATTACGGGCAACATTGCGGGCGATGTTGTGGATACGTCCGGCAATCCCGAAGCCTACAGAACCATTATTTTGGTATTTGCCGATACCGGAAAAATCAAAGACTCGCAAACCAGCGACGAGAACGGGCACTTTTACTTTTCAAAACTTGATCCTGGGAAATACAACATCTACGTGCAAGGTCCCAACGGTGAGGAATTTGTTCCGGTAAAGGAAGAAACTTACAATTTGCAATCCGGCCGCACACTGAATTTGGCAATTCGTATTGATACGAACAAAAAGCGCGAGCCCACCGTGGTCCTCAAGTAA
- a CDS encoding phosphoribosylformylglycinamidine cyclo-ligase → MLESPLQILMPDSSNETGLTYADAGVSIAAQDEAIARLARHARSTFRPEVLTDVGLFGAAFSAKFQGIEDPVLISSTDGVGTKLKYHYRFGTHRKAGVDLVATCINDIICAGAEPLFFLDYIACNRVEPAVIEELVAGMSEGCLISGCSLIGGEIAEMRDTYREGEYDLAGFGVGVVSRERMLPSSQVAEGDTIIGIPSSGLHCNGFSLARKVLDRLFEGAWSEVSGELGCSPEVEVTRPCRIYAAEAKALLESGFAKAMAHISGGGLLDNLPRVMPKGLGAVIETGSLPKLAVFHIISESGPVEQREMFRTFNMGIGLAVVVESRLCARCIELLDSISPGARPIGRVCRVPGVQLV, encoded by the coding sequence ATGTTAGAATCGCCGCTCCAAATACTTATGCCAGATTCGTCCAACGAAACCGGTTTGACTTATGCTGATGCGGGCGTGAGCATTGCCGCACAGGACGAGGCGATCGCCCGGCTTGCACGGCATGCCCGCTCGACATTCCGGCCTGAAGTTTTAACGGATGTAGGGCTTTTCGGGGCGGCATTTTCGGCCAAATTCCAGGGAATCGAAGATCCCGTATTGATTTCCAGTACGGATGGCGTCGGAACCAAGCTGAAATACCATTATCGGTTTGGAACGCACCGAAAAGCAGGAGTCGACCTGGTGGCGACCTGTATCAACGACATAATTTGTGCGGGTGCGGAGCCGCTTTTTTTCCTGGATTACATTGCCTGCAATCGAGTCGAGCCGGCAGTGATTGAGGAGCTGGTTGCGGGAATGTCCGAGGGTTGCCTTATATCGGGATGCTCCTTAATCGGTGGCGAGATTGCAGAAATGCGAGACACCTATCGCGAAGGAGAATACGACCTTGCCGGATTTGGTGTGGGTGTTGTTTCAAGGGAAAGAATGCTGCCCTCTTCGCAAGTGGCGGAAGGTGACACGATAATCGGGATTCCGTCGTCCGGACTGCATTGCAACGGCTTTTCTCTCGCACGGAAGGTTTTGGATAGATTGTTCGAGGGAGCATGGAGCGAAGTAAGCGGCGAGCTGGGCTGCTCGCCGGAGGTGGAGGTCACGCGGCCATGCAGAATATATGCCGCCGAGGCCAAGGCGCTGCTGGAATCGGGATTTGCCAAAGCCATGGCGCATATTTCGGGAGGCGGACTGCTGGATAACCTTCCTCGAGTGATGCCGAAAGGTTTGGGAGCGGTAATTGAAACTGGATCTCTGCCAAAACTGGCTGTTTTCCACATCATTTCGGAGTCCGGACCGGTTGAGCAACGGGAGATGTTTCGAACTTTCAACATGGGGATTGGCCTTGCGGTGGTTGTGGAGTCCCGGCTGTGCGCGCGCTGCATTGAGCTGCTGGACTCGATTTCGCCCGGCGCAAGGCCAATTGGGCGCGTTTGCCGCGTCCCTGGTGTACAATTGGTATGA
- a CDS encoding VanW family protein has translation MRVGASKVIGLTVKAAIAALVFAAVILTGSRDYLLIPQDVLKIAGIAIAEPEPAPLVVSVHGDPFVIYPGEIGLSYFWQGSRPVAEFDEQMLRRQIEFLATLVNREPRDAMLNLLDLSVLPEVPGMRLNVDETIRSCEAMLSRAPCDEMAPAVFDSIPAQMEAADIGGFSETPVGEYTTKFPKWQFNRNYNIALCASFFNGKILMPGEELSFNATTGDRTYSTGYKSAPVIENQELVPGVGGGSCQVSTTLYNAACLEAGMAVVERWPHGLAVHYIGWNRDATVAYPHRDLKFVNTYDSPVLITSSVDEDSITFKVFAKPGARNLITEQQLALTRAQMGKTAPPLRPKPKPEQKKPEEQAKPPKAGEEWEIKPPESSPAPSPEPPPSPAPPPSPPPVDDPPGEVDPPPPTEDAGG, from the coding sequence ATGCGGGTCGGCGCTTCGAAAGTTATTGGATTAACGGTCAAGGCCGCGATTGCGGCTTTGGTTTTCGCGGCCGTTATCCTAACTGGATCGCGTGACTACCTTTTGATACCCCAAGACGTTTTGAAAATAGCCGGCATTGCGATAGCCGAGCCCGAGCCGGCGCCTTTAGTTGTCAGCGTGCATGGCGATCCGTTTGTAATCTATCCCGGCGAAATAGGGCTTTCATATTTCTGGCAGGGCTCAAGGCCGGTCGCCGAATTCGACGAACAAATGCTTCGACGCCAGATCGAATTTCTTGCCACCCTTGTAAATCGCGAGCCGCGTGACGCGATGCTGAACCTGTTGGATCTTTCGGTACTTCCTGAAGTTCCGGGAATGCGCTTGAACGTAGACGAAACCATTCGTTCGTGCGAGGCAATGCTATCGCGAGCGCCCTGTGATGAGATGGCCCCGGCCGTTTTTGACTCGATTCCGGCGCAAATGGAAGCCGCCGATATCGGAGGTTTTTCGGAGACACCCGTTGGGGAATATACAACGAAGTTTCCGAAGTGGCAATTCAACCGTAATTACAACATCGCCCTATGCGCAAGTTTTTTCAACGGAAAAATCCTGATGCCCGGCGAGGAGCTGTCGTTTAATGCGACAACGGGCGACAGGACGTACAGCACGGGTTACAAATCCGCGCCGGTGATTGAAAATCAGGAGTTGGTGCCCGGCGTTGGGGGCGGCTCTTGCCAGGTGTCGACAACACTTTACAATGCGGCATGTTTGGAAGCGGGGATGGCGGTTGTCGAGCGGTGGCCTCACGGACTGGCCGTTCATTACATCGGTTGGAACAGGGACGCCACGGTCGCGTATCCGCATCGGGATTTGAAGTTTGTCAATACTTACGACAGCCCCGTGCTCATCACTTCGTCGGTAGATGAAGATTCGATTACATTCAAGGTATTCGCCAAGCCGGGGGCGCGAAACCTTATAACAGAACAGCAGCTTGCGCTGACCCGGGCTCAAATGGGAAAGACCGCGCCGCCGCTGAGACCCAAACCAAAGCCGGAACAGAAAAAACCCGAAGAGCAGGCAAAACCACCGAAGGCCGGCGAGGAATGGGAGATAAAACCGCCCGAATCGTCTCCTGCACCCTCACCGGAACCACCTCCCTCTCCCGCGCCGCCTCCATCTCCGCCTCCCGTGGACGATCCTCCGGGGGAAGTTGATCCGCCTCCACCAACCGAGGATGCCGGCGGCTAG
- a CDS encoding GAF domain-containing protein — MAVKAKSNSVSSVGLEVWAERLERLLEDLFKMHAASTFKVAIDILRDTANEIFSGSKPYVYVVDRESGALLPFSGTDREDAPDFPARKRIADRAAAAGEQITVKASHPEPWLDDIIKQDYHLKPLAIACPLKNKQDQVAGVLILEYEDEMRFGSVEQRLLGKLTDHIPEIISDHQRLSDAPESAERFNLILDVGTKIAAKIELQPLLAEIGLATSELLEAERSSVYVVDDDEEVIYTLFGQGYEIGIIKLPKGKGIAGRVYETEQVINVEDAYELDYFDRSWDEKSGYRTKSVLCAPMFDRQGKIIGVFQVLNKQTAKRFTANDERILRTLGSFAAVAIENAKLYEEQKKQFSSFIEVLAASVDAKDPTTSDHSMYVTGASVVIAKELGLDPAFVEKIRIAATLHDYGKIAVPDAVLCKPAKLLPCEVYLMNFHVEKTETILKDIRWAKELQDVPFIAATHHEAIDGSGYPHRLKGEEIPYGGRIIAVADVFHALIQNRPYKLGLPPRKAIEICEQMTIPHVDERYGTRKGKHLQADIVAALRSWLEKNDWNVKLFEKESGWTKGVRRG; from the coding sequence ATGGCGGTCAAAGCCAAATCGAATTCGGTCTCATCGGTCGGGCTTGAGGTTTGGGCGGAGCGCCTCGAAAGACTGCTGGAAGACCTGTTTAAGATGCATGCCGCCAGCACTTTCAAGGTTGCGATTGACATACTACGGGATACGGCCAATGAAATATTTAGCGGCTCCAAACCTTATGTTTACGTGGTCGATAGGGAAAGCGGCGCGCTTCTGCCTTTTTCGGGAACAGATCGCGAGGACGCTCCAGACTTTCCTGCCAGGAAACGTATTGCGGACAGGGCGGCAGCTGCAGGCGAACAAATAACAGTAAAGGCATCGCATCCCGAACCCTGGTTGGACGACATAATCAAGCAGGATTATCATTTGAAACCGCTTGCCATTGCCTGCCCGCTCAAGAACAAACAGGACCAGGTCGCGGGCGTGTTAATTCTGGAGTACGAAGACGAAATGCGTTTTGGTTCCGTGGAGCAGCGGTTATTGGGCAAGCTGACAGACCACATTCCTGAAATAATCTCGGACCACCAAAGGCTTTCCGATGCACCCGAATCCGCCGAACGCTTCAATTTGATTTTGGATGTTGGAACCAAGATTGCGGCGAAGATTGAGCTACAACCGCTTCTGGCCGAAATCGGGCTTGCTACAAGCGAACTGTTGGAAGCAGAGCGTTCCAGTGTTTATGTCGTGGACGATGATGAAGAGGTTATATACACGCTTTTCGGTCAAGGATATGAGATAGGAATAATCAAGTTGCCCAAAGGCAAGGGAATTGCCGGGCGGGTTTACGAGACGGAGCAGGTCATAAACGTCGAAGATGCATACGAACTCGATTATTTTGACCGCAGTTGGGATGAAAAAAGCGGCTATCGCACAAAAAGCGTCCTCTGCGCGCCCATGTTCGACCGCCAGGGCAAAATCATCGGTGTATTTCAGGTATTAAACAAACAGACAGCCAAACGCTTTACTGCAAACGACGAACGAATTTTGCGCACGCTCGGCAGCTTTGCCGCGGTTGCGATTGAAAATGCAAAGCTGTATGAAGAGCAAAAGAAGCAGTTTTCAAGCTTCATCGAAGTGCTCGCGGCTAGCGTTGACGCTAAGGATCCGACTACGTCGGACCACTCGATGTACGTGACTGGCGCAAGTGTCGTGATAGCCAAGGAACTTGGGCTCGATCCCGCGTTCGTGGAGAAAATCAGGATCGCTGCGACGCTTCATGATTACGGAAAGATCGCCGTTCCCGACGCGGTGTTATGCAAGCCGGCGAAGCTTCTTCCGTGCGAAGTATATCTGATGAATTTTCATGTGGAAAAAACCGAGACGATTCTAAAGGACATCCGCTGGGCGAAGGAATTGCAGGACGTGCCTTTCATCGCCGCGACGCATCATGAGGCAATTGATGGAAGCGGCTACCCGCACCGGTTGAAAGGAGAGGAAATTCCGTACGGAGGCCGTATTATCGCGGTGGCGGATGTATTTCATGCCTTGATTCAAAATCGTCCTTACAAGCTGGGGTTGCCTCCGCGCAAGGCAATCGAGATATGCGAGCAGATGACCATTCCCCATGTGGACGAAAGATACGGAACTCGCAAAGGAAAACATTTGCAGGCGGACATCGTGGCGGCGCTCAGAAGCTGGCTTGAAAAGAACGACTGGAACGTCAAGCTGTTCGAAAAGGAAAGCGGCTGGACCAAAGGCGTCCGGCGCGGCTAG
- a CDS encoding dTDP-4-dehydrorhamnose 3,5-epimerase family protein yields MGQVSGLITGVVFKKLKVIPDERGRLMEILRSDDPDFTRFGQVYLTTGYPGVIKAWHYHKRQTDHFCVVHGMMKVALYDSRADSPTFGAINEFFMGEHNPSLLVIPPLVFHGFKTISEHEALLINVPTEAYNYEDPDEFRVAPRGCDIPYDWDRRDG; encoded by the coding sequence ATGGGACAGGTCAGCGGCCTAATTACCGGGGTTGTGTTTAAAAAGCTAAAGGTGATTCCGGACGAGCGCGGAAGGTTGATGGAAATCCTTCGATCTGACGATCCGGACTTCACGCGCTTCGGCCAGGTCTATTTGACAACCGGATATCCCGGCGTAATCAAGGCATGGCACTACCACAAGAGGCAAACAGACCATTTTTGCGTTGTTCACGGAATGATGAAAGTTGCACTTTACGATTCCAGGGCCGACTCGCCAACATTCGGGGCGATAAACGAGTTCTTTATGGGAGAGCATAATCCGTCGCTTTTGGTGATTCCTCCGCTCGTATTTCACGGCTTCAAGACCATTTCCGAGCATGAGGCTCTACTTATCAACGTTCCCACTGAGGCGTACAACTACGAAGATCCAGATGAGTTCCGTGTTGCGCCGCGCGGCTGCGATATTCCATATGATTGGGACCGGAGGGACGGTTAG
- a CDS encoding CPBP family intramembrane metalloprotease gives MSKPGEQDSKQPAFKEARLPAFFVFFLAFLPIIVLLFEFDPAPRVFSGYQLAAGGLLVLVIVFSRLCGHDGSGKAVGAVFAFLMIPPIASWLFISLVAAPALLSPSIVYYIANYTGITAEWLYLNKSGFKHADLFIGRPAWRASWIYAAGFAFVSWGAMAIFFSASGRQMTAFASPDPAFSIALAAVFSLFNGAMEELWFRSLILGAFARVFPGGFAVIYQSILFGVIHFEGTPSGPAGIALASIFGLAAGWLTLKARSVLPAVCLHISVDFFIGLYF, from the coding sequence TTGAGCAAGCCAGGCGAACAAGATTCGAAGCAGCCGGCCTTCAAAGAGGCGCGCCTGCCCGCGTTTTTTGTTTTCTTTTTGGCGTTTCTGCCAATCATCGTTCTACTGTTCGAATTCGATCCGGCGCCGAGGGTTTTTTCCGGATACCAGCTTGCCGCAGGCGGATTGTTGGTGTTGGTGATCGTATTTTCCAGGTTGTGCGGACACGACGGGTCGGGAAAAGCAGTCGGCGCGGTTTTCGCGTTTTTGATGATTCCGCCCATTGCATCGTGGTTGTTCATCTCTTTGGTCGCGGCTCCCGCTCTGTTGTCTCCATCGATTGTATATTACATTGCCAATTACACCGGAATTACCGCTGAATGGCTGTATCTCAACAAATCAGGTTTCAAACATGCGGATTTGTTTATTGGACGGCCCGCTTGGAGGGCTTCATGGATATACGCGGCGGGATTCGCCTTTGTATCATGGGGGGCGATGGCGATTTTCTTTTCCGCAAGCGGGCGGCAAATGACCGCGTTTGCGTCTCCCGATCCCGCCTTTTCGATTGCTCTCGCGGCGGTGTTTTCGCTTTTCAACGGCGCTATGGAGGAACTATGGTTCCGGTCGCTAATCTTGGGCGCGTTCGCCAGAGTATTTCCCGGTGGATTTGCGGTTATTTACCAATCCATTTTGTTCGGGGTAATACACTTTGAGGGCACTCCTTCAGGGCCGGCCGGGATCGCTCTTGCTTCAATTTTCGGCCTCGCCGCCGGTTGGCTGACACTGAAAGCCCGCAGCGTGCTTCCGGCCGTTTGCCTTCACATATCGGTGGATTTCTTCATAGGGCTTTATTTTTAG
- a CDS encoding redoxin domain-containing protein codes for MRGRDVFGSFFRVISLVVLVVGGAYLYFMYSAAKFDVTPGEYWSSISGGLAERYSPAKRNEKLAQGVLEEGAKAWEEKNYDRAKELAKQALELSPGSGDAHAFYVQILEREEGGEKAIEYLDALDQDISKHQSVLKQRARILQKMNRFDDAAEAMRMLALEHPEDVDALVAAGLWFARYTNEIELAKDYFNKACLLDAQNVKPLEGLLTVEEDRKKKIEILTKLVALAPKNSNYSGQLGWMKYEDGEFERARVYSMQAYAADREAHYAHFNAALASLRLGQYAESWLTYVDAAAACIASHSNYPFEGALGDLADLPQDAISPFVEDVKALLEAALPFASNGPGGYMEKAGQDAPAFSGKDLISGKQITLADYRGKLVFLDFWASWCGPCIQELPNVVALDRALRGDKFAVLSISLDDEGAEDALGKLISENGITYPVLYSGEGWSQQASLDYAVEYIPNTWVISPDGKILYHDLRGEDPMRYCEAYLETGGSISGISLSAEAANDVLSINAKSDSQGEIKCNVTFLVPLGWSEKRRIFTAGSEFADTDGEIETTVEIPKPEGSMGYVFWGVESKSPGLPDPFLASGAVTPESGKASGSEVSGGSA; via the coding sequence ATGCGCGGACGCGACGTTTTTGGTTCTTTTTTCAGGGTGATTTCGCTCGTCGTACTGGTTGTCGGAGGCGCGTATTTATATTTCATGTACTCGGCGGCCAAGTTCGACGTTACTCCGGGCGAATACTGGAGCAGTATCAGCGGCGGACTGGCCGAGAGATATTCGCCCGCAAAACGAAACGAAAAGCTGGCCCAGGGCGTTCTGGAGGAGGGGGCGAAGGCTTGGGAGGAGAAAAACTACGACAGAGCGAAAGAACTGGCTAAACAAGCCCTGGAGCTTTCGCCGGGAAGCGGCGACGCGCATGCTTTTTACGTTCAAATCCTTGAAAGGGAGGAAGGCGGGGAAAAGGCGATTGAATATTTGGATGCTCTTGACCAAGATATTTCCAAGCATCAATCCGTGCTAAAGCAGCGCGCGCGAATTTTGCAAAAAATGAACCGCTTTGACGATGCAGCGGAAGCAATGAGGATGCTTGCGCTTGAGCATCCGGAAGACGTCGATGCGCTTGTCGCAGCGGGATTATGGTTCGCGAGATACACGAATGAAATAGAACTCGCCAAGGATTATTTCAACAAAGCCTGTTTGCTCGACGCGCAAAACGTTAAACCTTTGGAAGGATTGCTGACAGTCGAGGAAGACAGAAAGAAAAAGATTGAAATCCTGACCAAGCTGGTCGCGCTTGCGCCGAAAAACTCGAATTATTCGGGGCAGCTTGGCTGGATGAAATACGAGGACGGAGAATTTGAGCGTGCACGCGTATACAGCATGCAGGCATACGCGGCGGATCGCGAAGCTCATTACGCACACTTCAACGCAGCGTTGGCATCGCTGCGGCTCGGCCAATACGCCGAGTCGTGGCTGACTTATGTGGATGCGGCGGCAGCCTGCATTGCATCGCATTCAAATTATCCGTTCGAAGGGGCGCTCGGAGACCTTGCCGACCTTCCGCAGGATGCGATTTCCCCCTTCGTCGAAGATGTGAAAGCGCTGCTTGAGGCGGCCTTGCCATTCGCATCGAACGGCCCGGGGGGCTATATGGAAAAGGCTGGCCAGGATGCCCCCGCGTTTTCGGGCAAAGATTTGATATCTGGCAAACAGATAACGTTGGCGGATTATCGCGGAAAGCTCGTATTTCTGGATTTTTGGGCAAGCTGGTGCGGTCCGTGCATTCAAGAATTGCCAAATGTGGTCGCGCTCGACAGGGCGCTTCGAGGAGACAAGTTTGCTGTTTTAAGCATAAGCTTGGACGATGAGGGCGCCGAAGATGCGCTGGGCAAGCTCATTTCCGAAAACGGGATCACGTATCCGGTCCTGTACTCGGGGGAAGGTTGGAGCCAGCAGGCATCTCTGGACTACGCGGTAGAGTATATACCAAACACTTGGGTGATTTCGCCGGATGGAAAAATTCTTTACCACGATTTGCGCGGCGAAGATCCAATGAGATACTGCGAGGCCTACCTCGAAACCGGAGGTTCGATTTCGGGTATAAGCCTATCGGCGGAGGCGGCCAATGATGTGCTTTCCATAAATGCCAAATCCGACTCGCAGGGCGAAATTAAATGCAATGTTACGTTTCTCGTACCGTTGGGCTGGAGCGAGAAACGCCGGATTTTCACGGCTGGTAGCGAGTTTGCCGATACCGACGGTGAAATCGAAACTACGGTGGAAATTCCCAAGCCTGAAGGATCGATGGGTTACGTTTTTTGGGGAGTGGAGTCCAAATCGCCGGGATTACCGGATCCGTTTTTAGCAAGCGGTGCCGTCACGCCCGAATCCGGAAAGGCCTCAGGCTCCGAAGTTTCGGGCGGAAGCGCTTGA